A single genomic interval of Spirosoma linguale DSM 74 harbors:
- a CDS encoding Resolvase domain protein (PFAM: Resolvase domain~KEGG: xfa:XF2028 DNA invertase) has protein sequence MNKLFGYARVSTLDQNLDTQLDALQKVDCDEIFQDKITGISTSRPALDAMLSQLRSGDTVVVARFFRLGRSRDHLISMLGEFARKGIHFKALDLGVDSSTPGGKLVLQIFAALAEYDRESILEKTRAGQLLAKAKGKHIGRPVGLDAEKFAKVKKALDRGLSVAETVSLTGISMSSVKRYRKQILMTN, from the coding sequence ATGAACAAACTTTTTGGCTACGCTCGCGTATCCACGCTGGACCAAAACTTAGACACCCAACTCGATGCGCTGCAAAAAGTAGATTGTGATGAAATATTTCAGGATAAGATCACAGGCATCAGCACTAGCCGACCGGCTTTAGACGCCATGCTGTCTCAACTTCGTTCAGGCGATACGGTGGTGGTCGCCCGCTTCTTTCGGCTGGGCCGTAGCCGGGATCACCTGATCAGTATGCTGGGCGAGTTTGCCCGGAAAGGCATTCATTTCAAGGCATTGGATCTGGGCGTTGATAGCAGTACGCCAGGGGGGAAATTAGTCTTACAGATTTTTGCGGCTTTGGCCGAGTATGACCGGGAAAGTATCTTAGAGAAGACACGAGCAGGTCAACTACTGGCCAAGGCAAAGGGGAAACACATTGGTCGTCCAGTAGGCCTGGATGCCGAGAAGTTCGCCAAGGTAAAGAAGGCACTGGATCGGGGCTTATCGGTTGCCGAAACGGTCAGTCTGACCGGCATCAGTATGTCGAGTGTAAAGCGATATCGAAAACAGATCCTTATGACTAATTAA